The candidate division KSB1 bacterium genome has a window encoding:
- a CDS encoding PDZ domain-containing protein, producing the protein MKRIVGFIILMAVVALYGQEEARLLRFPAIHGDQIVFTYAGDLYTVAATGGVARKLTSHEGYEMFARFSPDGKWLAFTGQYDGNTEVYLMPAQGGVPKRLTITATLGRDDVSDRMGPNNIVMGWKHNGRHVVFRSRMKSFNSFIGELFIVSVDGTLPEQLPLPRGGFCSFSPDDRKLAYNRVFREFRTWKRYRGGMADDIWIYDFATKRTENLTNHPAQDIIPMWSGERIYFLSDRDPHERMNLYVVDLNTRETRQLTFFTDFDIKFPSLGSDAIVFEQGGYIYRFDLATEKAEKVPIIIADDLPTGRPAIVDVSKNITNYEIAPDGKRALFGARGEVFTVPAERGPTRNLTNSSGVQERSAKWSPDGRWVAYISDASGEDEIYLIAQDGSGSPKQVTSKEGTYKYEILWSPDSRKIMWSDRLQRLRYVDIDSKVIKDVAQATAFEIRDYSWSPDSRWIAYARPEEEGMPRVYIYSLENGQTFAVTDGWYASREPVFSEDGKYLFFVSDRDFNPIYSQTEWNHAYRDMARIYLVTLAKDVKSPFEPKSDEVAVAAEQEAPKKEEPAKKTGKEEKLKEEKPKEEKKVLVRVDPEGLKDRIVGLPIKAAAYRNLTSVGSSLYYIRQGSSDEKPVLLLFDFDKQKETELGQVDGYEISADKKKMLIRQQQTYAIIDLPKGKIEVKDKLNLSGLQVTLNRKEEWAQVYDECWRQMREFFYVPNMHGVDWKGVQDKYRPLVEHVNHGADLAYLVGEMIGELSCGHTYITGGDMPKPKRIQTGLLGAQLVKHPSGYFQIKKILRGQNWDKSLRSPLTEIGVDAKEGEFIIAVDGKPTNQMANIYQALINKVDTQVKLQLNSVPSDKGAREVVVVPIADEANLYYFNWVEENIRKVSEATGGKVGYIHVPDMGVRGLNEFVKYYYPQLRKKGLIIDVRGNGGGNVSPMLIERLRREIAMITIARNTSPSVDPGGMLWGPKVCLCDEFSASDGDLFSFRFKQHKLGTLIGKRTWGGVVGIRGSLPLLDGSTLNKPEFSRYDIEGKEWIIEGVGVEPDIVVDNDPALEYAGVDQQLNKAIEVILKQLETEEKTIPPPPPYPVKVPEPERR; encoded by the coding sequence ATGAAGCGTATCGTCGGATTCATCATTCTGATGGCCGTCGTGGCTCTGTATGGCCAGGAAGAGGCGCGGTTGCTTCGCTTTCCTGCCATCCATGGCGACCAGATCGTCTTCACCTACGCCGGTGACCTCTATACCGTTGCCGCTACCGGCGGCGTGGCGCGTAAGCTCACCAGCCACGAAGGGTACGAGATGTTCGCCCGCTTTTCCCCGGACGGCAAATGGCTCGCCTTCACCGGGCAGTACGACGGCAACACCGAAGTCTACCTCATGCCTGCGCAGGGAGGGGTGCCGAAGCGGCTGACCATCACCGCCACTTTGGGACGCGACGACGTGTCGGACCGCATGGGGCCCAACAACATCGTCATGGGGTGGAAACACAATGGGCGGCACGTCGTCTTCCGCTCGCGCATGAAGTCCTTCAACTCCTTTATCGGCGAGCTCTTCATAGTGAGCGTGGACGGCACACTGCCAGAGCAGCTTCCCCTGCCGCGCGGCGGCTTCTGCTCCTTTTCGCCCGACGACCGCAAGTTGGCTTACAACCGCGTGTTCCGCGAATTCCGCACCTGGAAACGCTACCGCGGCGGCATGGCCGATGACATCTGGATCTACGACTTTGCCACCAAAAGGACCGAGAACCTCACCAACCATCCTGCCCAGGACATCATCCCCATGTGGAGCGGGGAGCGCATCTACTTTCTGTCCGACCGTGACCCGCATGAACGGATGAACCTCTACGTGGTCGACCTCAACACCCGGGAGACGCGCCAGCTGACCTTCTTCACCGATTTCGACATCAAGTTCCCCTCCTTGGGCAGTGACGCCATTGTGTTTGAGCAGGGTGGCTATATCTACCGTTTCGACCTGGCCACGGAGAAGGCCGAGAAGGTGCCCATCATCATCGCCGATGACCTGCCCACGGGGCGGCCGGCAATTGTGGACGTCAGCAAGAATATCACCAACTATGAGATTGCGCCGGACGGCAAACGGGCACTTTTTGGCGCGCGGGGCGAAGTGTTCACCGTGCCTGCGGAACGCGGCCCCACGCGCAACCTGACCAACTCCTCGGGTGTGCAAGAACGGAGCGCCAAGTGGTCGCCCGACGGACGCTGGGTGGCCTACATCTCGGACGCCAGCGGCGAGGACGAAATTTACCTGATTGCCCAGGACGGCAGCGGCTCCCCCAAGCAGGTGACCAGCAAGGAGGGCACGTACAAGTACGAAATCCTTTGGTCGCCCGATAGCCGCAAGATCATGTGGAGCGACCGCCTGCAAAGGCTGCGCTACGTGGACATCGACAGCAAGGTGATCAAAGACGTCGCGCAGGCCACGGCCTTCGAAATCCGGGACTATTCCTGGTCGCCGGACAGCAGGTGGATCGCCTACGCGCGCCCGGAAGAAGAGGGAATGCCCAGGGTCTACATCTACTCGTTGGAGAATGGGCAGACCTTCGCAGTGACCGACGGCTGGTATGCGTCGCGGGAGCCGGTGTTCAGCGAAGACGGCAAGTACCTGTTCTTCGTCTCCGACCGTGACTTTAACCCCATCTACAGCCAGACGGAGTGGAACCACGCCTATCGCGACATGGCGCGCATCTACCTGGTCACCCTGGCCAAGGACGTCAAGTCGCCCTTCGAGCCCAAGAGCGATGAGGTAGCGGTGGCCGCCGAGCAGGAAGCGCCCAAGAAGGAGGAACCGGCCAAGAAGACAGGCAAGGAGGAAAAACTCAAGGAGGAGAAGCCCAAAGAGGAAAAGAAGGTCCTGGTGCGGGTGGACCCAGAAGGGCTGAAAGACCGTATTGTCGGGCTGCCGATTAAGGCCGCGGCCTACCGCAACCTCACCTCCGTGGGTTCCTCGCTTTATTACATCCGCCAAGGCAGCAGCGACGAAAAGCCGGTCCTCTTGTTGTTCGACTTTGACAAGCAGAAGGAGACCGAGCTGGGCCAGGTGGACGGCTATGAGATCTCTGCCGACAAGAAGAAGATGCTCATCAGGCAGCAGCAGACCTACGCCATCATCGACCTGCCCAAGGGCAAGATTGAGGTCAAGGACAAGCTCAACCTCTCGGGCCTGCAGGTGACCCTGAATCGCAAAGAGGAGTGGGCGCAAGTTTACGACGAGTGTTGGCGGCAGATGCGGGAATTCTTCTACGTGCCGAACATGCACGGCGTGGACTGGAAGGGGGTGCAGGACAAGTACCGGCCGTTGGTGGAGCACGTCAACCATGGCGCCGACCTCGCTTACCTGGTGGGCGAGATGATCGGCGAGCTCAGCTGCGGGCACACCTACATCACCGGCGGCGACATGCCCAAGCCCAAGCGCATCCAGACAGGGCTGCTCGGGGCACAGTTGGTCAAACACCCCTCCGGCTACTTCCAGATCAAGAAGATTCTCCGCGGGCAGAACTGGGACAAGTCCCTGCGTTCGCCCCTCACCGAGATCGGCGTGGACGCCAAGGAGGGCGAATTCATCATCGCTGTGGACGGCAAGCCCACCAATCAGATGGCGAACATCTACCAAGCCTTGATCAACAAGGTCGACACGCAGGTCAAGCTGCAGCTGAACAGCGTGCCCAGCGACAAGGGCGCGCGCGAGGTGGTTGTGGTGCCCATCGCCGATGAGGCCAACCTCTACTACTTCAACTGGGTGGAGGAGAACATCCGCAAGGTCAGCGAGGCGACTGGCGGCAAGGTTGGTTACATCCACGTGCCGGACATGGGCGTGCGCGGACTGAACGAGTTCGTGAAGTACTACTACCCGCAGCTCCGCAAGAAGGGGCTGATCATCGACGTGCGGGGCAACGGCGGGGGGAACGTCTCGCCTATGCTCATCGAGCGCCTGCGGCGGGAGATCGCCATGATTACCATCGCCCGCAACACATCGCCATCGGTGGATCCAGGCGGCATGCTGTGGGGGCCAAAGGTCTGTCTGTGCGACGAGTTCTCTGCATCGGACGGCGATCTCTTCTCCTTCCGCTTCAAGCAGCACAAGTTAGGCACCCTCATCGGCAAGCGCACCTGGGGCGGGGTGGTCGGCATTCGTGGCTCCCTGCCCCTCCTGGATGGCAGCACGCTAAACAAGCCCGAGTTTTCCCGCTACGACATTGAGGGAAAAGAGTGGATTATCGAAGGCGTGGGGGTGGAGCCGGACATCGTCGTGGACAACGATCCCGCGCTGGAATACGCGGGTGTTGACCAGCAACTGAACAAGGCCATCGAGGTCATTCTTAAACAGCTGGAGACCGAGGAGAAGACCATCCCGCCGCCTCCTCCCTATCCGGTCAAGGTGCCAGAGCCGGAACGGAGATAG
- a CDS encoding S9 family peptidase, with protein MPQVRCGQWLLFGPVPAPLPLYHNAKNPKGEKFTLGHLLEFPQVDVSEWWPYAGQVVDWDAGRHLTWRLVQAETSGVALPSAGGVPEVCYLATFIDAVRFTEAKFLIRSPHLFQAMLDGEVLVTQKNSGAKADSSGQAKSIGVETGVHLLLVKALRDPECTAPWRLDATLELPEGWSAAELRLTTAPTQRMSIRHLMDAPRAESIALSPEGELAAVSIRQTRPPGETSEEWIELRRLRDSSLLATYRGGVKLARLAWAPVGRRISYTTSEKELTTLWIVDLDQGSTTPLLRDVQNFSGYTWAPDGTFIIHSVTEKPEPDKSGLKRLQGMPDRWPTWRERSFLYRVSVPQGVRSRVTAGSLTTALNSISPDGRKLLFSRSWEDFSERPYAKTAYYALDLGSMAVDSLWTSGWTSSAQWSPDGQQLLVLGGPSAFQGVGMKVPEGVTPNEYDTQAFLYDLRTGQVDPITKDFDPAINQAVWSHVEPCIYFVATDRAFVHLFRYDLRTRKFDQLDTGAEVIGGLDIALRVPVAAYLGSSACVPPKAFVLDLRKRRARTFVDPAEAAYQHVRFGRCMPWDFVTSQGRRIAGRVYLPPGFDQANKYPCIVYYYGGTSPVTRDFGGRYPKELWAANGYVVYVLEPSGATGFGQAFSALHVNDWGKTVSEEIIEGVKQFLRSHPFVDSTRVGCIGASYGGFMTMLLTTKTDMFAAAVAHAGISSIASYWGEGFWGYLYSSTATANSFPWNRRDIYVDQSPLFMADRVKTPLLLLHGTSDTNVPPGESIQFYTALKLLGRPVELVQVEGQDHTIMEDGKRIRWTKTILAWFDRWLKGQPESWDSLYGEKK; from the coding sequence ATGCCCCAGGTTCGTTGCGGTCAGTGGCTGTTATTCGGCCCGGTTCCTGCGCCCCTGCCCCTGTACCACAATGCCAAGAATCCCAAGGGCGAGAAGTTCACCCTTGGCCACCTGCTGGAGTTTCCCCAGGTGGATGTCTCCGAGTGGTGGCCCTATGCGGGTCAGGTGGTTGACTGGGATGCCGGAAGGCACTTGACCTGGCGGCTGGTACAGGCGGAGACGAGCGGTGTGGCCCTGCCTTCCGCTGGGGGTGTGCCGGAGGTCTGCTACCTGGCGACCTTCATCGATGCCGTTCGTTTCACCGAGGCGAAATTCCTCATCCGGAGCCCACACCTCTTCCAGGCCATGCTGGACGGCGAAGTGCTCGTCACGCAGAAGAACTCCGGGGCAAAGGCAGATAGCTCTGGGCAGGCAAAGAGCATCGGCGTTGAGACAGGCGTGCATCTCTTGCTTGTCAAGGCCCTCAGAGACCCAGAGTGCACCGCGCCGTGGCGGTTGGACGCCACCCTGGAACTGCCAGAAGGGTGGAGCGCTGCTGAACTGCGCCTGACCACCGCGCCGACGCAAAGGATGTCCATACGCCACCTCATGGACGCGCCGCGGGCTGAGAGCATCGCGCTTTCCCCCGAGGGGGAACTTGCTGCGGTGAGCATCCGCCAGACTCGCCCACCCGGCGAGACAAGCGAGGAGTGGATCGAGCTGCGTCGCCTGCGCGACAGCAGCCTGCTGGCCACCTACCGAGGCGGCGTAAAGCTTGCGCGGCTGGCCTGGGCACCGGTCGGAAGGCGCATCTCCTACACCACCTCGGAGAAGGAGCTCACCACCCTGTGGATTGTTGACCTCGACCAGGGGAGCACCACGCCGCTTCTTCGTGACGTGCAGAACTTTTCCGGATATACGTGGGCTCCTGATGGCACCTTCATCATCCACTCGGTGACTGAGAAACCTGAGCCAGACAAGAGTGGACTGAAGCGGCTGCAAGGCATGCCAGACCGTTGGCCAACCTGGCGGGAGAGAAGCTTTCTTTATCGTGTCAGTGTGCCGCAAGGTGTGCGGAGCAGAGTCACCGCCGGCTCTTTGACCACGGCGCTCAACAGCATCAGCCCCGATGGCCGCAAGCTGCTCTTCAGCCGTTCGTGGGAAGACTTTTCCGAGCGCCCGTACGCCAAGACGGCCTACTACGCCCTCGACTTGGGCAGCATGGCGGTGGACTCCCTGTGGACGAGCGGTTGGACCAGCAGTGCGCAGTGGTCGCCCGATGGGCAGCAGCTCCTGGTGTTGGGCGGTCCCTCGGCCTTCCAAGGAGTGGGCATGAAGGTGCCAGAAGGGGTCACCCCCAACGAGTACGACACGCAGGCCTTCCTCTACGACTTGCGCACCGGGCAGGTTGACCCGATCACCAAGGATTTCGACCCGGCCATCAACCAGGCAGTGTGGAGCCATGTAGAGCCGTGCATCTACTTCGTGGCTACCGACCGTGCCTTTGTGCACCTGTTTCGTTACGATCTGCGGACAAGGAAGTTTGACCAGCTTGACACAGGCGCCGAGGTCATCGGCGGCTTGGACATAGCCTTGCGGGTGCCGGTAGCTGCTTACCTCGGCTCTTCGGCCTGCGTGCCACCCAAAGCTTTTGTGCTGGACTTACGGAAGAGGCGTGCGCGGACATTCGTCGACCCGGCAGAGGCAGCCTACCAGCACGTCCGCTTTGGCCGCTGCATGCCTTGGGACTTTGTCACCTCGCAGGGCAGGCGAATCGCGGGGCGTGTCTACCTGCCCCCCGGTTTTGACCAGGCAAACAAGTACCCCTGTATCGTCTACTACTACGGCGGCACGAGTCCGGTCACCCGGGATTTTGGGGGCCGCTACCCAAAGGAGTTGTGGGCAGCCAACGGCTATGTGGTCTATGTGCTGGAGCCCAGCGGTGCCACAGGCTTTGGCCAGGCATTCTCCGCCCTCCACGTCAACGACTGGGGAAAGACCGTTTCTGAGGAGATCATCGAGGGCGTGAAGCAGTTCCTGCGCAGCCACCCCTTTGTGGATAGCACGCGCGTCGGCTGCATCGGCGCCTCCTACGGCGGCTTTATGACGATGCTGCTCACCACCAAAACCGATATGTTCGCTGCCGCAGTGGCTCATGCGGGCATCAGCTCCATCGCCTCCTACTGGGGCGAAGGCTTTTGGGGCTACCTGTACAGCTCTACGGCCACGGCCAACAGCTTCCCATGGAATCGCCGCGATATCTACGTCGACCAGAGCCCTCTGTTCATGGCGGATAGGGTGAAAACCCCTCTGCTGTTGCTGCATGGGACGTCCGATACCAATGTGCCACCGGGAGAGAGCATTCAATTCTACACTGCCCTCAAGCTCCTGGGCAGGCCGGTTGAACTGGTGCAAGTCGAGGGGCAAGACCACACCATCATGGAAGACGGAAAACGCATCCGCTGGACGAAGACGATCCTCGCCTGGTTCGACCGCTGGTTGAAGGGTCAGCCCGAGTCGTGGGATAGCCTTTACGGCGAAAAGAAGTAG
- a CDS encoding YIP1 family protein, translating to MRRKCPNCGKMPEIPEAGGYCTHCGTYIPPRQVPVSSAPAASASSGSGCPWEEMEHIGFWKSLWDTISGVLFSPNAFFARMPVTGGIGKPLLFGLLVGSVSSIVDTIISLSGWWWPLGLRHYPGMAEFPDIFPLWMSRTALLPLVTLTAPMMVLVGIFLWAGVLHLCLMLVGGAQRGFEATFRVVAYSEAASLFRILPFCGSIVALPWMIVVEIIGLKQAHQISSGKAVGAMLLPLLLCCGCVVSLLLTLGIGAFSTFVPNLFR from the coding sequence ATGCGGCGCAAGTGTCCCAATTGCGGCAAGATGCCCGAGATCCCGGAAGCAGGGGGCTACTGCACCCACTGTGGCACGTACATCCCGCCTCGCCAGGTTCCTGTGAGCTCGGCACCAGCTGCCAGTGCCTCCTCAGGCAGTGGCTGTCCCTGGGAAGAGATGGAGCACATCGGCTTCTGGAAGTCCCTCTGGGACACGATCAGTGGCGTTCTGTTCAGCCCTAACGCCTTCTTCGCGCGGATGCCGGTCACCGGTGGCATCGGCAAACCTCTCCTCTTCGGGCTGTTGGTGGGGAGCGTGAGCAGCATCGTCGACACCATCATCAGCCTCTCCGGCTGGTGGTGGCCGTTGGGCCTGCGCCACTACCCCGGCATGGCGGAGTTCCCCGACATCTTTCCCCTGTGGATGTCCCGCACCGCGCTCCTGCCGCTGGTCACTTTGACCGCGCCGATGATGGTGCTGGTGGGCATTTTTCTCTGGGCAGGAGTCTTGCACCTGTGCCTGATGCTGGTCGGTGGTGCACAAAGGGGGTTTGAGGCGACTTTTCGCGTGGTGGCCTACAGCGAGGCGGCCTCGCTCTTCCGCATCTTGCCTTTCTGTGGCAGCATCGTGGCTCTCCCCTGGATGATCGTGGTGGAAATCATCGGCCTTAAGCAAGCGCACCAAATCTCCTCGGGCAAGGCGGTGGGCGCGATGCTTCTGCCCCTGCTGCTGTGCTGCGGGTGCGTGGTGAGCCTCCTTCTTACCTTGGGAATCGGCGCCTTTTCTACCTTTGTGCCGAACCTTTTCCGATAG
- a CDS encoding DUF2752 domain-containing protein, which yields MRVHIEERRPRQPYLGLIYGGLVIAGLMALRLLRPLLQLASPCAFHSLTGVPCPSCGATRGAVFLANGRIADSLRVNPLFFVLYVALIFWGLGAMGLMLSRRSITVTLSKWEKRLLRIGLVCGIIANWLYLILSHATEHFSM from the coding sequence ATGCGGGTGCACATCGAGGAAAGACGGCCAAGGCAGCCCTACCTGGGTTTGATATATGGAGGCCTCGTCATCGCGGGTCTGATGGCGCTTCGCCTGCTGCGGCCCCTTCTTCAGCTTGCGTCTCCGTGCGCCTTTCACTCGCTCACCGGCGTGCCTTGCCCGAGCTGCGGCGCCACGCGTGGTGCCGTCTTCCTGGCCAACGGCCGCATAGCGGACTCCCTCCGGGTGAATCCGCTGTTCTTCGTTCTCTATGTCGCCCTCATCTTCTGGGGGCTCGGCGCGATGGGGCTGATGCTCAGCAGACGGAGCATCACGGTCACGCTGAGCAAATGGGAAAAGAGGCTGCTGCGCATCGGCCTGGTCTGCGGCATCATCGCCAACTGGCTCTACCTCATCCTTAGCCATGCGACGGAGCATTTTTCGATGTAG
- a CDS encoding PDZ domain-containing protein has protein sequence MKRWLWLPIALVALTLAQVAAAEKVVVVKTKGERRAWLGVYLQELDKERRKELGVKEGKGVLVIEVVPNSPADKAGLKEDDVIVRMNGREVEDPDDLIDAVRAQKPGDKVKVEYVREGKRREVEVTLGRPPRVTKRVVIPPLPPLERFWWDGGAWLGVELQALNASLAEYFAVKEDEGVLITEVEKNSPADKAGLLPGDVIVTIDGRQMQDIDAVADAISDKEEGDSVVVAYVRKGTRAETTVVLGKRPRIRVFGRGTPRLWWWERTPRRDYFLFPRERLWHFEFERPEVERWRERARDWAEKALDDVRRGLEKLRVEIKEQRRHMI, from the coding sequence GTGAAGAGGTGGCTCTGGTTACCCATTGCGCTTGTAGCGTTGACGCTGGCGCAAGTGGCGGCCGCCGAGAAGGTGGTGGTCGTGAAGACCAAGGGCGAGCGCCGTGCCTGGCTGGGGGTCTATCTGCAGGAACTCGACAAGGAGCGGCGCAAGGAGCTTGGCGTCAAAGAGGGCAAAGGGGTGCTCGTTATCGAGGTGGTGCCAAACAGTCCCGCCGACAAGGCCGGCCTGAAAGAGGATGACGTCATTGTCCGCATGAACGGGCGGGAGGTGGAGGACCCTGACGACCTCATCGACGCGGTGCGGGCGCAAAAACCTGGCGACAAGGTCAAGGTAGAGTACGTGCGGGAGGGAAAACGTCGTGAGGTGGAAGTTACCCTCGGTCGGCCACCTCGCGTAACCAAAAGGGTGGTGATTCCGCCATTGCCCCCTCTGGAGAGATTTTGGTGGGATGGCGGTGCCTGGCTGGGCGTGGAGCTTCAGGCACTGAACGCCTCGCTGGCCGAATACTTTGCCGTGAAGGAAGATGAGGGCGTGTTGATAACGGAGGTGGAAAAGAACAGTCCCGCAGACAAGGCCGGGTTGTTGCCCGGTGACGTCATCGTTACCATTGATGGGCGGCAGATGCAGGACATAGACGCCGTGGCCGACGCCATCTCCGACAAAGAGGAGGGCGACTCGGTGGTCGTCGCTTACGTTCGCAAGGGGACGCGCGCGGAGACCACGGTGGTTTTGGGCAAGAGACCGCGCATCCGCGTGTTCGGCAGAGGCACGCCGCGCCTATGGTGGTGGGAGCGAACGCCAAGGCGGGATTACTTCCTCTTTCCCCGCGAGCGCCTATGGCACTTTGAGTTTGAGAGGCCGGAGGTGGAAAGGTGGCGGGAGCGGGCGCGCGATTGGGCCGAGAAGGCGTTAGATGATGTCCGTCGCGGCCTGGAGAAGCTGCGTGTGGAGATAAAGGAGCAGCGGCGGCACATGATCTGA
- a CDS encoding sugar phosphate isomerase/epimerase, translating into MKAVLPTVQVGFTIERFRGIEPSVLLGLTRLLGLEFAEITRTVFAELDRVVPCVRHMQTGFHLPLVHDDGWDFSCADHQAEIDEVIELINTHRQALRITHCIAHPPEPELAAGQVESSVETLLRNLARLDPPLFLENIPGQSMEEFLALYTHAKEALGPKLLGMCFDAPHCYLRGMDPVAQLHALNGHIGCVHLSDCRPGSDEHMAFGLGGVLPIEAILATLRRLRYRGIINLEILPRSIDDLEPAIASYLMVLRALHPRKYVTTKLRLLVVRPLLRHVVP; encoded by the coding sequence ATGAAGGCAGTGCTGCCGACTGTGCAGGTCGGCTTCACAATCGAGCGGTTCCGCGGCATCGAGCCCTCGGTGCTATTAGGGCTGACGCGCCTGTTGGGCTTGGAGTTCGCCGAGATCACCCGGACGGTCTTTGCGGAGCTGGATCGGGTGGTGCCGTGTGTGCGCCACATGCAGACCGGGTTCCACCTGCCTTTGGTGCACGACGACGGTTGGGACTTTTCCTGCGCGGATCACCAGGCGGAAATCGACGAAGTCATCGAGTTGATCAATACACACCGCCAGGCTCTGCGCATAACCCACTGCATTGCCCACCCACCCGAGCCCGAGCTGGCTGCCGGGCAGGTGGAGAGCTCAGTGGAAACTCTGTTGCGCAATTTGGCGCGCCTCGACCCGCCGCTTTTCCTCGAGAACATACCTGGCCAGTCCATGGAGGAGTTTCTTGCCCTCTACACGCACGCAAAGGAGGCGCTGGGGCCGAAACTTTTGGGCATGTGCTTCGATGCCCCGCACTGCTACCTGCGGGGCATGGACCCGGTGGCGCAGTTGCATGCTCTCAACGGGCACATCGGCTGCGTGCATCTTTCGGACTGCCGGCCGGGGAGCGACGAGCACATGGCCTTCGGTTTAGGCGGGGTCCTGCCCATCGAGGCCATCCTGGCCACCTTGCGCCGCTTGCGCTACCGGGGCATTATCAACTTGGAGATCCTTCCCCGCTCCATAGACGACTTGGAGCCGGCCATCGCCAGCTACCTTATGGTGCTCCGCGCGCTGCACCCCCGCAAATACGTGACCACCAAGTTGCGCTTGCTGGTGGTGCGGCCGCTCCTGCGCCACGTCGTCCCGTAA